In Chryseobacterium camelliae, one DNA window encodes the following:
- a CDS encoding thioredoxin family protein, translated as MKYSKFIIILGLLLFQLGAAQEKADVIVDKAMKEAQANKKNVLLIFHASWCQWCRLMEKNMERPEMRPVFEKRFVTAYVDVQEVGEKKRLENPGGQELMNRYKGEKAGLPFWLIISPKGEVMTDSFNAKGGNLGSPATQEEVSVFIAKLDQVSPLSAEEKKKIENVFVKK; from the coding sequence ATGAAATATTCTAAATTTATAATAATCCTCGGATTATTGCTTTTTCAGTTGGGAGCAGCCCAGGAGAAGGCCGATGTTATAGTAGATAAAGCCATGAAAGAAGCACAGGCAAATAAGAAGAATGTCCTGTTGATATTTCATGCGTCATGGTGCCAATGGTGCAGGTTGATGGAAAAGAACATGGAGCGTCCTGAGATGAGGCCCGTTTTTGAAAAAAGGTTTGTTACTGCCTATGTAGATGTTCAGGAAGTAGGTGAGAAAAAACGGCTGGAAAATCCGGGAGGGCAGGAGCTCATGAACCGATATAAAGGGGAAAAGGCCGGATTGCCATTCTGGCTGATCATCAGTCCCAAAGGCGAGGTGATGACAGATTCTTTTAATGCAAAAGGGGGAAATCTGGGTTCGCCGGCTACCCAAGAAGAGGTAAGTGTTTTTATCGCTAAACTGGATCAGGTATCGCCTTTGAGCGCAGAAGAGAAAAAGAAGATTGAAAATGTATTTGTGAAAAAATAA
- a CDS encoding DUF7674 family protein, with amino-acid sequence MNAQIPAINQTIAVEYLKSFFPTIRQEIAQLKNNFAGTIQATVNYLKNLVREAKINIIKHHIKLIDWLYRNANVEVRIMIENLFIRSFESFRKIAKTSHWKEIYEYMPIEFQQIYMNHTKLDEIMFKKK; translated from the coding sequence ATGAATGCACAAATTCCAGCCATTAATCAAACAATAGCTGTTGAGTATTTAAAATCTTTCTTTCCAACCATCAGACAAGAAATTGCACAGCTTAAAAATAACTTTGCCGGAACAATACAGGCTACCGTAAATTATCTGAAGAACCTTGTGCGCGAAGCGAAAATTAACATTATTAAGCATCACATCAAACTTATAGACTGGTTGTACAGAAATGCCAATGTAGAAGTAAGGATCATGATTGAAAATCTTTTCATCAGGTCTTTTGAAAGCTTCAGAAAGATTGCCAAGACCAGCCACTGGAAAGAGATTTATGAATATATGCCCATAGAATTCCAGCAGATTTATATGAATCATACCAAACTGGATGAGATCATGTTCAAGAAGAAATAA
- a CDS encoding T9SS type A sorting domain-containing protein, producing MKNFYSKIKKLTHAVFLAGALMLGSAQAQTTLAAGDIAFTAYDSSPAPGVGDVFSFVLLTNISSGTKISFTDQGYQGSGWQVAGATESAITWTSGTALPTGTEVYIVGLSSYTYNSTTGTSVANGTVALTDGTSNNGLSLSTVGDQIIAFQGGNGSITGSGAACIAGINYYYTAASTTASWNVGAPSGPNASLMPPGLTGGTNAYYTGPVSGNTLAVSGKFNCTGVPTSTAANIRTAVMNNAGWTLSASSGSQYSGCTFLASNPVITANPANRTICAGNTTTFTANASGATSYQWYQNSGSGFVALTNTATYSGVTTNTLTITGVTASMNGYQYRCVASNASGSATSNAAGLTVVSISTTGSKTDVACNGGANGSATVVPSGGVAPYSYSWAPFGGTAATATGLSAGTYTVTVTDNFGCQATRIFTINQPASAVSGTTVVTNVACNGASNGSINLTPAGGTAPYTFNWGGGITTEDRTGLAAGTYTVIITDANGCTATVNATVTQPASAVSGTTVVTNVACNGASNGAINLTPAGGTAPYTFNWGGGITTEDRTGLAAGTYTVIITDANGCTATVNATVTQPASAVSGTTVVTNVACNGASNGSINLTPAGGTAPYTFNWGSGITTEDRTGLAAGTYTVIITDANGCTATVNATVTQPTALSGTVTQTNVLCNGGSTGSATVTVTGGTAPYTYSWSPSGGTAATATGLAAGTYTVTVTDANGCTLTRTVTITQSSAVSGTTVVTNVACNGASNGAINLTPAGGTAPYTFNWGGGITTEDRTGLAAGTYTVIITDANGCTATVNATVTQPASAVSGTTVVTNVACNGASNGSINLTPAGGTAPYTFNWGGGITTEDRTGLAAGTYTVIITDANGCTATVNATVTQPASAVSGTTVVTNVACNGASNGAINLTPAGGTAPYTFNWGGGITTEDRTGLAAGTYAVVITDANGCTATVNATVTQPASAVSGTTVVTNVACNGASNGAINLTPAGGTAPYTFNWGGGITTEDRTGLAAGTYTVIITDANGCTATVNATVTQPASAVSGTTVVTNVACNGASNGSINLTPAGGTAPYTFNWGGGITTEDRTGLAAGTYTVIITDANGCTATVNATVTQPASALSGTTVVTNVACNGASNGAINLTPAGGTAPYTFNWGGGITTEDRTGLAAGTYTVIITDANGCTATVNATVTQPASALSGTTVVTNVACNGASNGSINLTPAGGTAPYTFNWGGGITTEDRTGLAAGTYTVIITDANGCTATVNTTVTQPTALSGTVTQTNVLCNGGSTGSATVSVTGGTAPYTYSWSPSGGTAATATGLAAGTYTVTVTDANGCTLTRTVTITQSSAVSGTTVVTNVACNGASNGSINLTPAGGTAPYTFNWGGGITTEDRTGLAAGTYTVIITDANGCTATVNATVTQPASAVSGTTVVTNVACNGASNGAINLTPAGGTAPYTFNWGGGITTEDRTGLAAGTYTVVITDANGCTATVNATVTQPTALSATVTQTNVLCNGGSTGSATVTVTGGTAPYTYSWSPSGGTAATATGLAAGTYTVTVTDANGCTLTRTVTITQSSAVSGTTVVTNVACNGASNGSINLTPAGGTAPYTFNWGGGITTEDRTGLAAGTYTVIITDANGCTATVNATVTQPASAVSGTTVVTNVACNGASNGAINLTPAGGTAPYTFNWGGGITTEDRTGLAAGTYTVIITDANGCTATVNATVTQPASALSGTTVVTNVACNGASNGAINLTPAGGTAPYTFNWGGGITTEDRTGLAAGTYTVIITDANGCTATVNATVTQPTALSATVTQTNIACNGGSTGSATIAVTGGTAPYTYSWSPSGGTAATASGLVAGTYTVTVTDANACTLTKTVTITQSGPVAAPTGAATQTFTPGSTLSALVVIGQNIKWYASASAAANHTGSLPITTVLVNNTTYYATQTVGSCESSVSLAVLAINSTLGVDNAPSKSKIQIYPNPVRDILNISGQETLSKVIITAADGRKVTETKLSANERSVDVRALPQGMYLIQIFTNNGIHTFKFIKK from the coding sequence ATGAAAAACTTTTATTCTAAAATCAAGAAGTTAACGCACGCCGTCTTTTTGGCGGGAGCGTTGATGCTGGGATCTGCCCAGGCACAAACGACTCTCGCAGCAGGTGATATTGCATTCACCGCGTATGACTCCTCACCCGCTCCGGGTGTGGGAGATGTTTTCTCATTTGTTCTGCTAACCAATATTTCAAGCGGAACAAAAATAAGCTTTACCGATCAGGGATACCAGGGGTCAGGATGGCAAGTTGCGGGTGCTACCGAATCTGCCATTACATGGACGAGCGGTACCGCACTCCCGACGGGAACTGAAGTATATATTGTAGGGCTTTCATCCTACACCTATAATTCTACAACGGGCACTTCTGTGGCCAACGGAACGGTAGCGCTTACCGATGGAACATCCAATAATGGTCTTTCCTTATCTACCGTTGGTGATCAGATTATAGCATTTCAGGGAGGAAACGGAAGCATTACAGGAAGTGGAGCAGCCTGTATTGCCGGTATCAACTATTACTATACAGCTGCTTCTACAACAGCTTCATGGAATGTAGGTGCACCTTCAGGACCTAACGCCTCTCTAATGCCACCAGGGCTTACAGGGGGAACAAATGCCTATTATACAGGACCTGTATCAGGTAATACCCTTGCCGTATCCGGAAAATTCAACTGTACCGGAGTACCTACTTCCACGGCAGCCAATATAAGGACAGCAGTAATGAATAATGCCGGTTGGACACTTAGTGCGAGCTCGGGATCTCAGTATTCCGGATGTACCTTTCTTGCCAGCAATCCTGTAATCACGGCAAACCCGGCAAACAGGACGATATGTGCAGGAAATACCACAACCTTTACGGCAAATGCATCAGGAGCCACGTCTTACCAATGGTACCAGAATTCCGGAAGCGGATTTGTTGCTTTAACAAATACGGCTACTTATTCCGGCGTAACCACCAATACGCTTACGATTACCGGAGTAACAGCATCGATGAATGGATATCAATATCGTTGTGTGGCCAGCAATGCTTCAGGTTCTGCTACTTCCAATGCTGCAGGCCTTACGGTGGTGAGCATCAGTACGACAGGAAGCAAGACAGACGTTGCGTGTAACGGAGGGGCTAATGGTTCGGCCACTGTGGTACCATCAGGAGGGGTAGCACCTTACTCTTATTCGTGGGCACCCTTCGGAGGTACAGCTGCTACAGCTACAGGATTGTCTGCAGGGACTTATACTGTAACGGTAACCGATAATTTTGGTTGTCAGGCTACAAGGATATTTACTATTAATCAGCCTGCAAGTGCAGTATCCGGAACAACGGTTGTAACCAATGTTGCCTGTAACGGCGCTTCCAATGGATCGATCAACTTAACGCCAGCTGGTGGAACAGCACCATACACATTCAACTGGGGTGGTGGAATTACCACAGAAGACCGAACAGGCCTTGCTGCGGGAACGTATACGGTAATTATCACTGATGCTAACGGATGTACTGCCACAGTAAATGCAACTGTAACGCAGCCTGCAAGCGCAGTATCCGGAACAACGGTTGTAACCAACGTTGCCTGTAACGGTGCTTCCAACGGCGCGATCAACTTAACGCCAGCCGGTGGAACAGCACCTTATACCTTTAACTGGGGTGGTGGAATTACCACAGAAGACCGAACAGGCCTTGCTGCGGGAACCTACACTGTGATCATTACTGATGCCAACGGATGTACTGCAACGGTAAATGCAACAGTAACCCAACCTGCAAGCGCAGTATCCGGAACTACAGTGGTAACCAATGTTGCGTGTAACGGCGCTTCCAATGGATCGATCAACTTAACGCCAGCCGGTGGAACAGCACCTTATACGTTCAACTGGGGTAGTGGAATCACCACAGAAGACCGTACTGGTTTAGCAGCAGGAACCTACACTGTAATCATTACTGATGCGAATGGATGTACTGCTACAGTGAACGCAACTGTTACACAGCCAACAGCATTAAGCGGAACCGTTACTCAAACCAATGTACTTTGTAACGGAGGATCAACCGGAAGCGCTACTGTGACTGTAACAGGAGGAACGGCACCATACACTTATTCATGGTCTCCATCCGGTGGTACAGCGGCTACAGCTACCGGCCTTGCAGCCGGAACTTACACAGTGACGGTAACCGATGCTAATGGATGTACCCTGACAAGGACAGTAACGATTACTCAATCGAGCGCGGTATCCGGAACGACAGTGGTAACCAATGTTGCCTGTAACGGCGCTTCCAATGGAGCGATTAACTTAACGCCAGCCGGTGGAACAGCACCTTATACCTTCAACTGGGGTGGTGGAATTACCACAGAAGACCGAACAGGTCTTGCTGCCGGAACGTATACAGTAATTATAACCGATGCGAATGGATGTACTGCTACAGTAAATGCTACTGTAACCCAACCTGCAAGTGCAGTATCAGGAACTACAGTGGTAACCAACGTTGCGTGTAACGGCGCTTCCAATGGATCGATCAACTTAACGCCAGCCGGTGGAACAGCACCTTATACGTTCAACTGGGGTGGTGGAATCACCACAGAAGACCGTACTGGTTTAGCAGCCGGAACGTATACAGTAATTATAACTGATGCTAACGGATGTACTGCCACAGTAAATGCAACAGTAACGCAGCCTGCAAGTGCAGTATCAGGAACTACGGTTGTAACCAACGTTGCCTGTAACGGCGCTTCCAACGGAGCGATTAACTTAACGCCAGCCGGTGGAACAGCACCTTATACGTTCAACTGGGGTGGTGGAATTACGACAGAAGACCGTACTGGTTTAGCAGCAGGAACATATGCTGTTGTTATCACTGATGCTAACGGATGTACTGCTACAGTAAATGCTACTGTAACCCAACCTGCAAGCGCGGTATCCGGAACGACAGTGGTAACCAACGTTGCGTGTAATGGCGCTTCCAACGGAGCGATTAACTTAACGCCAGCCGGTGGAACAGCACCATATACCTTCAACTGGGGTGGTGGAATCACCACAGAAGACCGAACAGGTCTTGCTGCTGGAACGTATACGGTAATTATCACTGATGCCAACGGATGTACTGCCACAGTAAATGCTACTGTAACGCAGCCTGCAAGTGCAGTATCAGGAACAACGGTTGTAACCAACGTTGCGTGTAACGGCGCTTCCAATGGATCGATCAACTTAACGCCAGCCGGTGGAACAGCACCATATACCTTCAACTGGGGTGGTGGAATCACCACAGAAGACCGAACAGGTCTTGCTGCCGGAACGTATACGGTAATTATCACTGATGCCAACGGATGTACTGCCACAGTAAATGCAACTGTAACGCAGCCTGCAAGCGCGTTATCCGGAACTACGGTTGTAACCAATGTTGCCTGTAACGGCGCTTCCAACGGAGCGATTAACTTAACGCCAGCCGGTGGAACAGCACCATATACCTTCAACTGGGGTGGTGGAATCACCACAGAAGACCGAACAGGTCTTGCTGCCGGAACGTATACGGTAATTATCACTGATGCCAACGGATGTACTGCCACAGTAAATGCAACTGTAACCCAACCTGCAAGCGCGTTATCCGGAACTACGGTTGTAACCAATGTTGCCTGTAACGGCGCTTCCAATGGATCGATCAACTTAACGCCAGCCGGTGGAACAGCACCATATACATTCAACTGGGGTGGTGGAATCACCACAGAAGACCGAACAGGTCTTGCTGCCGGAACCTATACAGTAATTATAACTGATGCGAATGGATGTACTGCTACAGTGAACACAACTGTTACACAGCCAACAGCATTAAGCGGAACCGTTACCCAAACCAATGTACTTTGTAACGGAGGATCCACCGGAAGCGCTACTGTGAGTGTAACAGGAGGAACGGCACCGTACACTTATTCATGGTCTCCATCCGGTGGTACAGCGGCTACAGCTACCGGCCTTGCAGCCGGAACTTACACAGTGACGGTAACCGATGCTAATGGATGTACCCTGACAAGGACAGTTACCATTACTCAATCGAGCGCAGTATCCGGAACAACGGTTGTAACCAACGTTGCGTGTAACGGCGCTTCCAATGGATCGATTAACTTAACGCCAGCCGGTGGAACAGCACCATATACATTCAACTGGGGTGGTGGAATTACCACAGAAGACCGAACAGGTCTTGCTGCGGGAACCTACACTGTGATCATTACTGATGCCAACGGATGTACTGCAACGGTAAATGCAACAGTAACCCAACCTGCAAGCGCAGTATCAGGGACTACGGTTGTGACGAACGTTGCGTGTAACGGCGCTTCCAATGGAGCGATTAACTTAACGCCAGCTGGTGGAACAGCACCTTATACGTTCAACTGGGGTGGTGGAATCACCACAGAAGACCGTACTGGTTTAGCAGCAGGAACATATACTGTTGTTATCACTGATGCTAACGGATGTACTGCTACAGTGAACGCAACTGTTACACAGCCAACAGCATTAAGCGCAACCGTTACCCAAACCAATGTACTTTGTAACGGAGGATCAACCGGAAGCGCTACTGTGACTGTAACAGGAGGAACGGCACCGTATACTTATTCATGGTCTCCATCCGGTGGTACAGCGGCTACAGCTACCGGCCTTGCAGCCGGAACTTACACAGTGACGGTAACCGATGCTAACGGATGTACCCTTACAAGGACTGTAACGATTACTCAATCGAGCGCAGTATCAGGAACTACGGTTGTAACCAACGTTGCGTGTAACGGCGCTTCCAATGGATCGATCAACTTAACGCCAGCCGGTGGAACAGCACCATATACATTCAACTGGGGTGGTGGAATCACCACAGAAGACCGAACAGGTCTTGCTGCCGGAACGTATACAGTAATTATAACTGATGCGAATGGATGTACTGCAACGGTAAATGCAACTGTAACCCAACCTGCAAGTGCAGTATCAGGAACTACGGTTGTAACCAACGTTGCGTGTAACGGCGCTTCCAACGGAGCGATTAACTTAACGCCAGCCGGTGGAACAGCACCTTATACCTTCAACTGGGGTGGTGGAATCACCACAGAAGACCGAACAGGTCTTGCTGCCGGAACGTATACAGTAATTATAACTGATGCGAATGGATGTACTGCTACAGTAAATGCTACTGTAACGCAGCCTGCAAGCGCATTATCCGGAACTACGGTTGTAACCAATGTTGCCTGTAACGGCGCTTCCAACGGAGCGATTAACTTAACGCCAGCCGGTGGAACAGCACCATATACATTCAACTGGGGTGGTGGAATTACCACAGAAGACCGAACAGGTCTTGCTGCGGGAACGTATACAGTAATTATAACTGATGCCAACGGATGCACTGCAACGGTAAATGCTACTGTTACACAGCCGACAGCATTAAGCGCAACTGTTACGCAAACCAATATAGCTTGTAACGGAGGATCTACCGGAAGTGCAACGATAGCTGTAACAGGAGGAACAGCACCGTACACCTATTCATGGTCTCCATCCGGAGGAACAGCTGCCACAGCATCAGGTTTGGTTGCCGGAACTTATACTGTGACTGTGACTGATGCTAACGCATGTACACTGACAAAAACAGTTACAATTACCCAATCAGGTCCGGTAGCTGCACCGACAGGAGCGGCAACCCAGACTTTCACGCCGGGAAGTACTTTAAGCGCTTTAGTGGTTATAGGGCAGAATATCAAGTGGTATGCTTCAGCATCTGCTGCAGCTAACCATACCGGTAGTTTGCCGATCACGACAGTATTGGTGAACAACACGACATATTACGCTACTCAGACGGTAGGAAGTTGTGAATCATCAGTTTCTCTGGCAGTATTGGCAATTAACAGTACTTTGGGAGTAGACAATGCACCGTCTAAATCTAAGATTCAGATCTATCCTAATCCGGTAAGGGACATCCTTAACATCAGCGGTCAGGAAACCCTCAGTAAGGTAATTATTACTGCTGCTGACGGCAGGAAAGTAACCGAAACAAAACTTTCAGCTAATGAAAGAAGCGTTGATGTGCGTGCATTGCCGCAGGGAATGTATCTGATTCAGATATTTACAAATAACGGAATTCATACCTTTAAATTTATTAAGAAGTAG
- a CDS encoding DUF7674 family protein codes for MNYSQAVREIETIFPDLQNRLKENHNPYTAIRVFTDQIKKMIRQDDQSLIRESLDKMSTIYSQGDAVLKNAIENTFIYSLDNCTAFCTEESRQLIFSCMSEDLQKSYTAQIYQHGI; via the coding sequence ATGAATTATTCACAGGCTGTCCGGGAAATTGAAACCATCTTTCCTGACTTACAGAATCGTCTTAAAGAAAATCATAATCCTTATACCGCTATCCGTGTCTTTACAGACCAGATCAAAAAAATGATCCGGCAGGACGACCAGAGTTTAATCAGGGAAAGCCTGGATAAAATGAGCACCATCTACAGCCAGGGAGACGCAGTGCTTAAGAATGCCATTGAGAATACTTTTATTTATTCTTTGGATAACTGTACTGCTTTTTGCACAGAAGAGTCCCGCCAACTGATCTTCAGCTGCATGTCTGAAGATTTGCAGAAAAGTTATACGGCCCAAATCTATCAGCACGGCATATAA